The Novosphingobium sp. Gsoil 351 genome contains the following window.
GGTGCGCGCATCGGTGACGACGGTGGTACCGACGCCGAACCTGGTCTCGGCTGCATCGATGATGTCACCGATCGGTGTATCAGGACGGTCGCGCGCAGTGCGCTCGACGTAAATCCCGATCTCTATCGTGCGATGGTCCAGTCTGGCGTCTTGCAGCGAGCCCTTTTCGCCAGGTCGGCGCCCTTTGCTGAACAAGTGGTAGCGCGCCTCCGGATCGCGGCGAATCATTTGCACCAACAGGCTGCGAAGTTCGTCGTCCAGCTCGCAACCGGCCTTGAGCCAGCGAGCGAACCCTTCAAGGTCGCCATTGTTCAACGCGCCGACCGGGCCGATGGACGGAGGCGAACCGTCGTCATTCACCACGACGCGACCGTTGCTGGCTAGCATTCAGGTTTGGCGCTGCAAACTTGCCCCAAGCGTCCATAAGCTTGAACCTGAGCGCGCGCAGGTCGCTGCGCAGGTAGGCTTTCTCGGTGGCGGTCCCGACGCTGTGGGCGAGCGCCATCTCGGCGACCATCGCCGGGACCTGCGGCATCTTCTCCGCCGCCCAGTCGCGGAAGCTCGAGCGGAACCCGTGCACGGTTTCGCTGCGGCCGGCGTTGCGCAGCATCTTTGCAAGGCTCATGTCCGAGAGCGGGCCCTGACGCGCCGCCGGGAACAGGAGCCCCTCACTTCCGAACCGCGCCGCGCGGTCGAGCACGGCGAGCGCGGCAGAATTGAGAGTGACGACATGCGGGACGCTCGACTTCATCACCTCGGCGGGGCGCGACCAGGTGCGCGCCTCGCGATCGATTTGCGCCCATGTGGCCTGGCGCACCTCGCCGCTGCGCGCAGCGGTGAGTATGGCGAAAAGAAGCCCGAGCCGCGCGGACGACTCGACCTTGTCGAGCTCGCCAGCAACCAGCGAGGGGACCTCAGCGTAGGGTACCGCGGCGAACCCCTGTGAACGCGGTTGGCGCGCGAGGCCGCGGCGCACCTCGGCGGGATCGGGAGGGCGCTCGGACCGCCAGCCCTTGGCTTTGGCGAACGCCAGCACCTGCTGGATGCGGTGGCGCACCTTGCGTGCCTGCTGCGGTTTTTCGGTCCAGATGGGTGCGAGCGCCGCGATGACGTGCTCGCTGCCAATCTCGTCCACCCGTTTAGAGCCCAGCGTCGGGAGCGCGTGCTGCTCGAGCGAGGCCTTAAAGGCGATCGCGGTCTTATCCGCCCAGCCCTTGCCGAGCTCGGCGTGCGCCTTGTCGACCGCCTCGGCGAAGGTCGGGACCGTTGGCTCAACAAAGTCGCGCGCGGCAAGCGGATCCTTGCCCTGTCGCGCGAGCTTGCGCAGCGCGGCCGCCTTTTCGCGCGCCTCGGCCAGGGTGAGGTCGCTAAGCGCGCCAAGGCCGACGTCCTGGCGGCGGCCGGCGTGCTGGACGCGCAGCACCCACGATTTGGCCCCGCTTGCCTTGACCCGCAGGAGCAGTCCCGCCCCGTCGGAATAGACCCTAGGTCCTTTCGCGTTTTTCACGGTCAGGGCGGTCAGGTTGCCCATAACTTTTTATCTGCCGCCGCCCCTGTGCCCGAGCCCCCATCGGGGTCAACTGTCTGCAACCGTCCGTTCGAAGAATGTGGATTCGAACCAGTCCGGACCAACATTCGTTCCCACACTGTGGGCGGGCTTGAGCGGGACGTCAACGGATTATGTCGGACGGTCCCGGGGGTAAAAGGCACGTATTTTGGCGGAAAAAGGCGCTTTCAAGGACCTGCTGGGACAACGCGGGAATGGCTCCACTTTCCAACTCGGGGAGCCATTTCATTTTCCCGGCTTGGGACACCCTGATCGTCCAGTGCGACGGATCACAAACGGCCTGATTTCCATCCTGTAAGAGCGGATCGTTCGTATGACTGGCGGACGAACGAATTTTGTCGCATGGTGCGACCATAATTAGGCGGGGGGAACGCATGCAGGTCCGCTTCTGGGGAACGCGGGGCTCGATAGCCAAGCCAGGCCCAGACACCGTGCGCTATGGCGGCAACACGTCCTGCGTTCAGGTTACTTCGCCTGGCGGCACGATGATCATCATCGATTGCGGAACCGGCGCCCACGATCTGGGCCAGCACATCCTGAAGAACCGTTTGACCGGGAATGAAGGCTCGATCCTCATCAGCCACACCCATTGGGATCACATCCAGGGAATTCCGTTTTTCGCCCCGCTGTTCGTGCCGGGCAACGCCTGGACATTCTATGCCCCGCGTGGGTTTGGCGACACGCTTCGCGAAACCCTCGCCGGACAGATGGAGTTCACCTATTTCCCGGTGACGCTCGATGCCTTCGGCGCGAAGGTCGATTATCGCGATCTGGTCGAGCAGACCTTCGACCTGGGCGACGTGCGCATCACCACGCGGTTTCTGAACCACCCCGCGCTGACCTTGTCGTACAAGCTGGAATGCAACGGCGCGACGATGGTCTATTCGTGCGACCACGAACCCCATTCGCACGAGCTTGCCGATGGCGAAGGGACGATTCATGGTCAGGACCGCGAACACAGCGAGTGGTTCACTGGCGCCGACCTGGTAATCCACGACGCACAATACACCCCCGCGGAATATGCGAGCAAGGTCGGCTGGGGCCACTCGACGCCGCAATATGCGGTGCAGATGTGCCGCGAGGCGGGGGTCCGCAAACTGGCGTTGACCCACTACGACCCGACCCGCACCGACGCCCAGGTTGACGCGATACTTGAGGAATTGCGCGCCGCAGCGCCGGCCAACGATCGCCTTGAAGTGATCGGTGCGGCTGAGGGGATGATTCTCGAGGTGACTTGCGAAGGCAAGGTTCCGGGCGCCGCCCCCACCGCGAAGGCGCCCGCGCCCAAGCCCCTGCCGACCCGCATCCCGGTGGTCCGCATCGTCGGCCAGGCGCCCGCGCTCAACGATCCGCTCCACCTCGGCCTGATCGACGAGGGCCTGCAAATCCTAGACGAGGCCGAAGGCGAAGGCGGCGGCGGCTTGACCAAGACCGCAGTCGGCCTGGTGGTGGTCAAGGCCGATAGCCTCGCACCCGACGAGAGTATCCTCGACGCCATCGAACGCGCCACTTCGGGGCTCGAATCGGTGCCACCGGTGATCGTCGTGAGCGACCAGACCAAGCCGCGCGAGCTGAACCTGCCCAAGGGCGCGGACTGGCTCAAGCGGCCGTTCTCGCGCGAGTTCGCCCGCGCGCGGATGCGCACCGCCCTGCTCCGCAATCAGTTCAAATGGGTACCCGCCCCCATCCCGCCCGACGAGCTCCAACGCCTCGCCGCGTTGCACGCACTGGGGCTGCTCGATACGCCCGCGGAGGAACGGTTCGATCGCCTGACCCGCGTCACCGCGGCCTTGTTCGACGTACCCATCGCGCTCGTCTCGCTGGTCGACGCCAACCGCCAGTGGTTCAAGTCGTGCGTCGGTACCGATATCAAGGAATCGTCGCGCGAGGTCTCGTTTTGCGCCTACGCGGTCGCCGAACGCGAGATGCTGGTGATCCCCGACGCACTGCGCGACGACCGCTTCGCCGATAATCCGGTGGTTTCGGGTCCGCCCTATGTGCGGTTCTACGCCGGCGCGCCGATCTTCATGAGCGACGGCACTTGCGCCGGCACGCTATGCGTGATCGACGGACGCCCCCGCGATTTCACCGACGAGGACCGCGATCGGCTGCGCGATCTTGCGGCGATCGTGCAGCAGGAACTGCTTTCGAGCAGCTTCGCCCACGCTATGGCCTGAACCGACTGCGCGTGGCAGCAGTTATCGTGCGACTGGGAGAGCCGATGCGCCCGACGCAGTGACGTTCGTCGGGACCAGAGGCTTGGCCCCATCGCCCAGGATGATGAACGCCGACCAGTAGAACGGGTGCGAAGTCTGCGGGTCATCCATCAGTTTTTCCTGCGCCTGCTCCAGCGCCGCCGCGATCGGCACGCCCGGCGCGGCGTCCAACAGACCACCGATCAACCGCTTGGTGGCGTCGTAGTCGTCGGGCACCGGCCAATGGCTGGCGATCACCGACCGCGCCCCCGCCCCGACGAAGGCCCGGACCAAGCCGTCGAGCGCGAAGTTGCCGCCAGTGGTGACGCCAGCGTCGCGCGATGCGCCAACGGTCGCCATCCCCGCGGTATCGCACGCCGAGAGTATCACCAGGTCGGCGTTCAACTTGAGGTCGAAGATCTCGCGAAAGGTCAGCAGGCCATCCGAACCGCTGTCGCCGAACGACGTCACCAGCGCCGGCCGTGCCGGGCAACCGGGCCGAGGCGCGGTGACGAGGCCGTGCGTGGCGAAGTGGAGCACGCGATATTGGTCTAGCGTGGAGTCGGCCAGCAGCGCGCTGTCGGTGAACTGGGCATCGGTGCGGACATCGCCCCCGCCGCGAACGAGCTTGCCTTGGGCAAAGAAGAGCTCGTCGGGCGAGATCGGCGACTGCCACGTCTCGATTGGCCAATCGCATTCGGTCGCCACGGCACCCACCGGACGCGTCGCGGGCACCGCGTTGTGCCCAAGTCCCAGATAGTTCTTCGTTGCCGTCGAAGGCTTTAACGCGCGAATGTCGAGGAACCCGCGCGGGCTCACCGCGATCGAGACTTCGCGGCCGCGGCCAAGCCAGTCCACCCCGGTGAAATCGAACGCATCGCCGTCGGAACGCTTCATCCGCGCCTGGTAGGCAGTGACCCCGCGGTCGGCTGTAACCAGCAGATATGGGGGCAGTTGCAGCATCGGCCCGTCAGGCTCGAAGATCAGGTGCTTGAGGCCCTGGACGTCGCCGTCGATACCGCCGAACAGCTTGGTATAGAGCTGCCGGGCGCGGACCACATCAAACGGGTAATTGACCTGTTCGCCGTTCTCGACCTTGACGATGCTGTCGCGCAGAACCTGCACGTCCTGCTCAAGTCCTGCGAGTTTGCCTGGGATCGGCAGGACCCGCGCCGAATCCGCGGTGACGAACAGCGCGTAGATGTCGTCGGCGACGACCATCAGCTTGTAATAGCCCTCGCCCGGTCGCAACGCGCTTTGGAGATCGCCGATCGCCAGGCTTTGCGGAGCGAGCACGTTGTAGCGCGGGAATGCCGACAGCTTCGAAGTGAGGGCAACCTGATCCTGCTTAAGCGAGTTTAGCGTTTCTCGCCCAACCCGAAGATTCTCGATGTCCTGCGGCGTCGGCTTTTCGTTTGCGCTCATCCGCGCCACGTCAGCCTCGAGGCGGGCGACTTCGCGGGTCCGCGCGACCGACAGGCGGAACAGCGACGAAGCTTCGTCGTTGCCTTCGGACAGTTCGCGCGCGAGGATCGCCTGAGTCTGCGCCACGCCGGGGCGCTGGAGCACTTGCGAAGCGGCGAACAGGTCCTTGGCCGCATCCGCGCCACCGTCACCGGCGAGCAGCGCAAAATAGGGACTCAGCATCGTCCGCAGGGTCGATCCCGAATCGGGAATGGCCGGCGCGGCGGCAACGACCTGCGCATACAGCGCACGCGCGCCGGTGGCGTCGCCGCTACGGCGAAGGTAGGCGGCCTTGCGCGCCTGTGCCGCCAACAACGCGGGCGAACTGGGATAGGCCGCTCCGATCGCCGCGATCGCCTTGTCCAACGATGCGAGCGCATCGCTGCCCCGGCCCTGTGCCTCCGCGATCAGCGCCAGTTCGATCTGTATTTCCGAGCGAAGAAACCCGGTCGAGACGACGCGTCCTTCGCGGACCTCGTCGATGACCCGCAGGGCATCGTTGAGCAATGGCGTGGCATCGTCGAGGCGGCCACGTTGACGGTTGGCGATCCCGCTGAGCATCTGCGCCTGCGCGTCGAGAATCTGGGCCCGCTCGCTCGCGCTCAGGCCGGGATCGATCCCGCCGAGGCGCTGCAGGGCGACGTTTTCGCGGTTGATCTGATCGGCCAGCGGGCTGTCGATAATCCCCTGGCGCAGCGCGTCCTCCGCGAAGTTCTCGCTCACCGCAGCGACAGGCTCGGACAGAACCTCGAGCGCGCGCAGCGACTGACGCTGGTTGAGTGCATTGATTGCGCGATAATTGCGCAGCAATCGCTGAGTGACCCCGTCGCCGCGCGCGATCTGGCGGTTTGCCTCGCCGAACAGATCGTCGGCGCCCTTGAAATTACCCAAATTGGACTGCTGCAGGCCCTGGTTGGCGAGCGCTTCGGCCAATCGCCCCGGATTGCTCCGGTCGCGCGCGGCGATTGTCTCGAAGAACTCGGCCGATTCAGCGAAGCGTCCGCCGTTGTTCCGATTATAGGCTTCGTCGCGGGCGTCGCTAGCCTCGAGCAGTCCGGCCTGCACGCGGGCGAACGCGGCCGGATCACTGACTTCGGTGGTGGCGACGCGGATTTCGCCGTTCTGCGCACGGTCGTTTACCACAGTGGCGAGCGCCAGACGCAGCGCCGGATCGTAACCGGCAAGTCCCTCGACAAGATAGGAAACGCCGCCCCGCTGAACTGCATAGCGCCGGTAATCGACGTTCGAGCGGGAATCGCGGCAAGTCAACGCATCTACCGCGCCTAGGCCATCGAGCGTGGTCTTGTCCGTCGCACCGCAGGCCAGGTCTAGGCCGGTCGTGCTGCTCGGCTCGGCGCCTACCACTACCGCACGGCGTACCGCGATCAAGCTGCCGATCGATCCGGCCGCATCTCGGCAGCTCAGACGATAGGCGCGATCGAACATATTCTTGAGACGCGGATCGAGCGGCGCGTTCTGCGCGGTGCAGGCGACGCCCGACGAGCCGATCCGAAAGCTGTTCCGCACTGAAATCGGACTAGTCGCTTGCGCCGCCGCCGGCGTAGGCAGGCTGATCACAAAGGCGAGCGCGGTCAACGCGCTGCCGCGAAGGGTGCGAGCGGTCACGGCTTCTCTCCCTGAACGGTGGCTTCGTCGACAGCGGACCCGAACAGCGCGGGGTTGCCCGCCCCCGAAACCGGCTCGACGACATTGACTTCGCCATCGAGCGCGCGGGTGCTGATCAACGGCGTCGGTGGGGCTATCGGCGAAGAACCTTCATCCGATTTGCTATCCTCGTCGTCCTTGTCGCTCGAGACGTCCTCACCCTCGTCGGCATCGTCCGCCGCGGGGGCGACCGGTGACTCGTCGAGCGTCGCATTGGTGACGACCGTGATTTCGCTCGACAATGCGGCGACCGGATCGCTTTGGGTGACGGTGCATATGCCGCTCAGAAACACGCAACCGTTGATCTGACTGTTGCTGCTGAACCCGGCGAATTGCTCGCTGTCGGGAGTCGGGTCGGCGATGATCTGATCGAACGCCGCCTTCCCGGTCACCGTACCCGTCGACGTTTGAAACTGGCCATTTATCACGATTTCCACGCCGCCCGTCGGGGGCGGTGTCGACGCGAAGACATCGGTGTTGTCGAAAGTCGTCAGGAACCCGGCGGGAACCGCGCGCGTGCCGGTGTTCTGAACGTAGAACGTCTTCCCGATGCTGATCTCGAACCCCAGCGCGTTCAACACGCCGTCGGGCCGCTGCGTTGCGGCGGGTGCGTTCAACTCGTCGATATGGCCGGCATAGAGCGGATCGGCGCGCAGCTTGGTCAATATCGGGGCGCTGGCGACGTGGATGTTGTCGGCATCGATGAACACCAGCCCGCCGAGCGAGCCTGGGGAACCAGAGTCGACCTTGAGCGATCCACTCACCGTCTCGATTTCCACCGTGCCAGAGAGCAAGTCGATCTCGGTCGTGGGGGCAAATCCAGTGGCGGTCACCGCGCCCGCGATCCGCACGATTCCGCTGGGAGTCTGGGTCGTCCGATCACCCGAGGCGAACAGGGCAACGCCGTTGGCGCCGTACAGTTGGCTGGCGTTGATCGTCAGCGTGCCGACCGTCAGATCGGTGGCGAGGCCGGCAATGTCGGTCACGACGACATCGACCTCGCCGGCGCGCACGCGCGAGTATTCGTCGTTACTGAGGGCATAGCCGCTGCCTGGTGCCAGCCCGTCTCCGACAAACATTCCGTTGGCATTCGTCGAGGCGAGGAGAACTTCGCCTGTGGCCGACAGTCCATCGAGCGAACCCGTCGCGGCGATAGCGATATCTCCCGAAACCACGTCGATGCTGGGCGAACGCCATGCGCCGTTGATCGAGGCAAGGCCGCCCGCATCGACCCGAATGTAGTTGCCTGCCGTAATCGCCGAGGCGGTGAACGCCTGACCGGCTGCGGCACTGACATTACCCGCCTGGACCGCCCCGCCGAAGGTGATCGATCCACCTGTGCGTACCGGATCTAGCGCGAAGATGGGCAAGGGTCCGGTGGTCGGCGACTGAAACTGGAGGAACACGTTCGAGGCCGAGTTGGCCATCGAGAAGTTGCCGACGTAGACCTGTCCGATCGGCTGGGTGCCAACCACTGCGGAGATCGGCCCTGTACTAACGTTGCTTCCCGCCAGCAGCAGGATCTGACGCCCCATCAAGGTCCCGGTGGAAATCCCGCCCCCGGCCTGGATGCCAAGGTCGAAACCCGCCGCAACGTTACCGGTGGCTACGGTTCCAGTAGAACTGCCAATGGCGATCTTGCGCAGGCCACCCGAAGGAATCGTGATCCCGGCGTTCACGTTGCCCAGCGTGATATTTCCGCCCGCGGCCAGGATCGTGCGGTCGCCCACGGTAATGTCCGCCGTGCCCAACGTCGTTCCCGCTATCAGCACCGCGACGCCAGGTGCGGTGATCGCTCCCGAAATGTTTAGTGACTGCTGCGTGTTCGCTTGGAGAATCGTCGTTGAGATCGGTCCGCTTATCGTAATCGGTCCGCCCGTCGCGACCGGCGCCGTAGCGAAGATCGGTGCTGGATCGAAATTGCTCGTAATCTGGCCGCCCAACGCCTCCATCGAGTTGTTGGCGATGTAGACGCGGGCTCCGGCGACGTTCGCAGTCGTGATGCTGCCTGTGGTCAGGCTCGTCCCCGGCAAGGCCAGGAAGGCTAGTCCCACGTTGACGTTGCCGACGGCGATCGAACCGGGCGAAGACACCCCGAAGTTGGCCCTCGCCGCAACGTCGCCTGCAACCACCGAAGTCTGCGAACGCAGTCCGACGTTGTATTCCGCCAGGGGATTGGTGCTTGGATTGACGATCCCCGCGCTCGCCCCCGCGATGGTCAGGACGCCGCCTGCATCGGCTTCGACCGTGTCGCCAGCGGTCAATTGCCCGGTCGTGATCGTTCCTGCAGCTACTAGATCTATACTCCCTCCGGTGGTCACGGCCCCCGTCGCCAGTGTGGTTCCGGCCGCGAGAGCGACGTCTGCGGCCTGGATGTTGCCGGTCGTGATCGAACCGCCCGCGGCGATGTCGAGCGGACCACCGAAAATCAGGTCGCCGGCGAGGATCGAGCCGCCGGTCGACAGCGACCCCGCGAAACCAACGTTGAAGTTGGCATAAGCAAGGAAATCCAGTGTCGAAGACAGCGACAGCGCATTACTGACGTTGATGGTTCCCAGCGTCGCCGGCCGGACAGCCGGAAGCACAAAGTTGCCGGCCGAAAGCGTCAGGTTGCCGACGTTCAAGGTAGCGCTGTCGAGCGACACCGCTAGCAGACCGGGGGTGGCCACCGTCATGCTGCCCGGCACGCCGACAGTCGCCGAGGTAAGTGTGAGCACCGATGGCGAGCTGCTGGTCACCTGATCGCCGCCCGCGATCAGTGACAGGTTCGAAATAGTCGCCGTGGCGTGATCGGCGACGAAGTTCAGGACCGAGTCGCCGACGAAGCCGGTTCCCGCTGTTGAGCCCGCGCCGCCACTCGCTATCGCGGTGGCTACGATATCGCCACCGCTCAGCGACCCGGGCTGGTCGAGGTGATTGAAGCGGTTCGAGATGAACACGCCGATGCCCCCGGCATCCCCTACGGTAGCGTTGCCGCCTACGCCCGCGGTCGAGCCCGGGCCGCCGTTGCCGCCGAAGGAGTCGGCGGCAAGCGTTGCCGTCGCGTAAGTTGTAAGAACCCCGCGACTTTGAAGCGTCGCAGCGCCGCCGAAGGCTGCGCCGCCGTTGCCGCCCGAGCCACCAGTCGTGCCGGAGCCGCCCCCGCCGCCGGTGCCGCCAAACCCTTCCGCGAATAGCGTAACATCGGCGAGGGAAGCCGACCCGGTGAGCGCCGGAATGTCGGTGCCGCTAAAGGTACCAGCCAGCGCCTGGCCGCCCGTGCCGCTACCGGCCGCCCCGCCCATGCCGCCCGCGCTTCCTGAAGCGTCGGCGCCGTTGCCGCCGGAGCCGCCGAATCCTTCGGCGCTGAGCAAGGCGTCGCCGCCCACGGTAAGCTTACCGTTGCCAGCGCTTCCGAATAGTTGGACGTTGCCCGCGGTCGCGTTGCCGCCCGCCCCGCCGACCGCGCCGGTCAAGGTCGCTCCAGCACCCCCCGACCCGCCGAATGCATCGGCGGTCAAGGAAGCCGAATTCATCTGGACCGTACTTGGACCTGCCGCGACGCTGGTGGCGATCACGAACACGCCGCCCGCGGTGGCGTTGCCGCCCGATCCACCAGAGCCGCCGTTGCCAGCCTCCGCCGAAGCATCCCCGACGAAGTCGGTGGTCAAAAGATCGCCGTTCCCGGCATCGACCGTCGAGGTGCCGCCGGTTGCGTTGCCGCCCGTGGTACCGTCGCCGCCAAACGCGCTAGCGTCCGTCGTCAGCCCGTTGCCGATGGTCACGTCTCCGCCGAGCGCCCGCACGTTGGCGAAGCCGCCTTGCGCGTTGCCGCCGGCCGCTCCACCTCCGCCTCCGGTCGCTCTTGCGTCGATGGAGGCACCGCCGGAAACCGTGATCGCACCGGCGTTGGCGCGAATGGCGGCACCGGTGTTCATTGCTTGGCCAGCGTTGCCACCAGC
Protein-coding sequences here:
- a CDS encoding site-specific integrase; protein product: MGNLTALTVKNAKGPRVYSDGAGLLLRVKASGAKSWVLRVQHAGRRQDVGLGALSDLTLAEAREKAAALRKLARQGKDPLAARDFVEPTVPTFAEAVDKAHAELGKGWADKTAIAFKASLEQHALPTLGSKRVDEIGSEHVIAALAPIWTEKPQQARKVRHRIQQVLAFAKAKGWRSERPPDPAEVRRGLARQPRSQGFAAVPYAEVPSLVAGELDKVESSARLGLLFAILTAARSGEVRQATWAQIDREARTWSRPAEVMKSSVPHVVTLNSAALAVLDRAARFGSEGLLFPAARQGPLSDMSLAKMLRNAGRSETVHGFRSSFRDWAAEKMPQVPAMVAEMALAHSVGTATEKAYLRSDLRALRFKLMDAWGKFAAPNLNASQQRSRRGE
- a CDS encoding MBL fold metallo-hydrolase, producing MQVRFWGTRGSIAKPGPDTVRYGGNTSCVQVTSPGGTMIIIDCGTGAHDLGQHILKNRLTGNEGSILISHTHWDHIQGIPFFAPLFVPGNAWTFYAPRGFGDTLRETLAGQMEFTYFPVTLDAFGAKVDYRDLVEQTFDLGDVRITTRFLNHPALTLSYKLECNGATMVYSCDHEPHSHELADGEGTIHGQDREHSEWFTGADLVIHDAQYTPAEYASKVGWGHSTPQYAVQMCREAGVRKLALTHYDPTRTDAQVDAILEELRAAAPANDRLEVIGAAEGMILEVTCEGKVPGAAPTAKAPAPKPLPTRIPVVRIVGQAPALNDPLHLGLIDEGLQILDEAEGEGGGGLTKTAVGLVVVKADSLAPDESILDAIERATSGLESVPPVIVVSDQTKPRELNLPKGADWLKRPFSREFARARMRTALLRNQFKWVPAPIPPDELQRLAALHALGLLDTPAEERFDRLTRVTAALFDVPIALVSLVDANRQWFKSCVGTDIKESSREVSFCAYAVAEREMLVIPDALRDDRFADNPVVSGPPYVRFYAGAPIFMSDGTCAGTLCVIDGRPRDFTDEDRDRLRDLAAIVQQELLSSSFAHAMA
- a CDS encoding CHAT domain-containing tetratricopeptide repeat protein; this translates as MTARTLRGSALTALAFVISLPTPAAAQATSPISVRNSFRIGSSGVACTAQNAPLDPRLKNMFDRAYRLSCRDAAGSIGSLIAVRRAVVVGAEPSSTTGLDLACGATDKTTLDGLGAVDALTCRDSRSNVDYRRYAVQRGGVSYLVEGLAGYDPALRLALATVVNDRAQNGEIRVATTEVSDPAAFARVQAGLLEASDARDEAYNRNNGGRFAESAEFFETIAARDRSNPGRLAEALANQGLQQSNLGNFKGADDLFGEANRQIARGDGVTQRLLRNYRAINALNQRQSLRALEVLSEPVAAVSENFAEDALRQGIIDSPLADQINRENVALQRLGGIDPGLSASERAQILDAQAQMLSGIANRQRGRLDDATPLLNDALRVIDEVREGRVVSTGFLRSEIQIELALIAEAQGRGSDALASLDKAIAAIGAAYPSSPALLAAQARKAAYLRRSGDATGARALYAQVVAAAPAIPDSGSTLRTMLSPYFALLAGDGGADAAKDLFAASQVLQRPGVAQTQAILARELSEGNDEASSLFRLSVARTREVARLEADVARMSANEKPTPQDIENLRVGRETLNSLKQDQVALTSKLSAFPRYNVLAPQSLAIGDLQSALRPGEGYYKLMVVADDIYALFVTADSARVLPIPGKLAGLEQDVQVLRDSIVKVENGEQVNYPFDVVRARQLYTKLFGGIDGDVQGLKHLIFEPDGPMLQLPPYLLVTADRGVTAYQARMKRSDGDAFDFTGVDWLGRGREVSIAVSPRGFLDIRALKPSTATKNYLGLGHNAVPATRPVGAVATECDWPIETWQSPISPDELFFAQGKLVRGGGDVRTDAQFTDSALLADSTLDQYRVLHFATHGLVTAPRPGCPARPALVTSFGDSGSDGLLTFREIFDLKLNADLVILSACDTAGMATVGASRDAGVTTGGNFALDGLVRAFVGAGARSVIASHWPVPDDYDATKRLIGGLLDAAPGVPIAAALEQAQEKLMDDPQTSHPFYWSAFIILGDGAKPLVPTNVTASGASALPVAR